AGGCCGAGCGGCTGCTTGCCCGTCATTTCGAGGACACCGCCACGCTCCCCGAATCCGTGGCGATCGTGCTGTGGGGTACCGACAACCTGAAGACCGAGGGCGGCCCGATCGCCCAGGCGCTGGCGCTGATCGGCGCGCGACCACGCTTTGACAGCTACGGCCGGCTCGCCGGCGCCGAACTGATCCCGCTGGAGGCGCTGGGACGCCCCCGGATCGACGTGGTGATGACGCTGTCGGGGATCTTCCGTGACCTGCTGCCGCTGCAGACCCGGCTGTTGGCGGAAGCCTGTCTGCTCGCCGCGGAGGCCGACGAGCCGCCCGACCAGAATTTCGTCCGCAAGCACGCCCTCGCCTACCAGGCGACCCAGGGCTGCGACCTCGAGACGGCGGCGCTGCGCGTGTTCTCCAACGCCGACGGTGCGTACGGCTCGAACGTCAATCACCTGATCGACACCGGCTCCTGGGATAACGAGGACCAGCTCGCGGAGACCTACTCGGCCCGCAAGTGCTTCGCCTACGGTCGCACCGGCAAGCCGGTCCGCCAACCCGAGCTGCTCGAGGCAGTCCTCGCCAATGTCGAGCTGACCTATCAGAACCTCGAATCCGTCGAGCTCGGCGTCACCACCGTCGATCACTACTTCGACAGTCTCGGCGGGATCAGCCGCTCGATCGCACGCGCCCGCGGCGCCAGCGTGCCCGTCTATATCGGCGACCAGACGCGCGGCGGCGGACGGGTGCGCACGCTCGCCGAGCAGGTGGCCCTGGAGACGCGAACGCGGGCGCTGAACCCGAAATGGTACGAGGGCATGCTGTCGCACGGTTACGAGGGCGTCCGCCAGATCGAGGCGCATGTCACCAATACGCTGGGCTGGTCGGCAACGACCGGTCAGGTCGCGCCGTGGGTCTACGAACAGCTCACCCGCACCTTCGTGCTCGATCCGAAGATGCGCGCGCGTCTCGCCGCGCTCAATCCCAAGGCGTCGTCGCGGGTCGCCAACCGGCTGATCGAGGCGCACGAGCGGGCCTACTGGACGCCGGACGAATCGACGCTGTCCGCGCTTCGCGACGCGGGCGACGAACTCGAGGACAGGCTGGAAGGCCTGCAGGCGGAGGCTGCCGCATGACCACCGTGCTCGACCGCTATGGACCCGCCCGCTACCGCCGCGACGACGGCGACGGCAGCGTCCAGGTGAAGCTCGATCCCGCGATCCGGATCGAGACCGCCAAGGTGTTCGCCGTCTACGGCAAGGGCGGCATCGGCAAGAGCACCACGTCGTCAAACCTGTCGGTCGCCTTCTCCAAGCTCGGCAAGCGCGTGCTGCAGATCGGCTGCGACCCGAAGCACGATTCGACGTTCACGTTGACCAAGCGGCTGGTGCCGACCGTCATCGATGCGCTGGAATCGGTGGAGTTCCACTCCGAGGAGCTGCGCGTCGAGGACTTCGTGTACGAAGGCTACAATGGCGTCATGTGCGTCGAGGCGGGTGGACCGCCGGCCGGCACGGGCTGCGGTGGCTACGTCGTCGGGCAGACCGTCAAGCTGCTCAAGGAGCACCATCTGCTCGAGGATACCGACGTGGTGATCTTCGATGTGCTGGGCGACGTGGTGTGCGGCGGCTTCGCCTCGCCGCTGCAGCATGCGGAGCGGGCGCTGATCGTCACGGCGAACGACTTCGACTCGATCTTCGCGATGAACCGCATCGTCGCGGCAATCCAGGCCAAGTCGCGGAACTATGACGTCCGGGTCGGCGGCGTGATCGCCAACCGCAGCGCCGGGACCGACGAGATCGACCGGTTCAACGCTGCCACCGGCCTGCAGCGGCTCGCGCATTTCCCGGATCTCGACGAAATCCGCCGCAGCCGCCTGAAGAAGGCGACCCTGTTCGAGATGGAGCCGACCCCCGCGCTCGAGGCCGTTAAGGCCGAATATCTGCGGCTTGCGGCGCGCCTCTGGGCGGGGACGGAGGCGCTCGACGCGCGCCCCATGAAGGACCGTGAGATCTTCGATTTCCTGGGGTTCGACTGATGCTTGGCCAAGGCTACGTCTGCCGTCGCGGCGAACTGGAAACCTACTTCGACCGAACCGCGGCCGACGCCTGGTCGCGGCTGACCTCGGACGCGCCGGTCGGGCGGATCCGCGCCACGGTCCGGGCGGGCCGGGAGCGAATGCGGCAGACGCTGCTCGCCTGGATGCCCGCTGACCTGTCTGGCTGCCGGCTGCTCGATGCCGGCTGCGGCACCGGAGCGCTGGCCATCGAGGCAGCACGGCGGGGAGCCGACGTGGTGGCCGTCGACCTGTCGGCAACACTGATCCGGATCGGCCGCGAGCGGATGCCCGACATGCGGCTTGCTGGTCGCGTCGATTTCCGCGTCGGCGACATGCTCGATGCGCGCTTCGGCCGGTTCGATTACGTGGTGGCGATGGACTCGCTGATCCACTACCGCAGCGAGGATCTCGCCCAGATGCTGGCCCGGCTCGCGGACCGCAGTCGCTTCGGCGTGCTGTTCACGGTGGCGCCGCGCACGCCGGTGCTGGCGGCCATGCATGCGGTCGGCCGGCTGTTCCCGCGCGGCAACCGCGCGCCCGCGATCGTTCCAGTCAGCGATCGTGCGCTGCGGCGGGCGATCCGCTCGACCCGCCTGCTGGATGCCTGGCGGATCGGCCGGACTGCGCGGGTCGCCAGCGGCTTCTATACCTCGCAGGCCATGGAGCTGGTTCCGGGATGAGACGGGTCAACGACAGCCTTGCACGGCTGTGGCTCGGGGTCGGGCAACGGTTCCTGCCATTCGCCGATGCCGCCACGACCGAGCTGCCGCTCGGACGGCTGCTCCGGCTGTCGCTGTTCCAGGTCTCCGTCGGTATGGCCGTCGTCCTGTTGAACGGCACGCTCAACCGGGTGATGATCGTCGAACTGAACGTTCCGGCCTGGCTGGTGGCGACGATGGTGGCCCTGCCGCTGGTGTTCGCCCCGGCCCGCGCGCTGATCGGCTTCAGGTCCGACACGCACCGCTCACTGCTCGGCTGGAAGCGCGTTCCCTACATCTGGTTCGGTACGCTGCTGCAGTTCGGCGGCTTCGCCATCATGCCGTTCGCGCTGCTGGTGCTGTCCGGCGAGGGGCACGGCGCCGCAATCTACGGCCAGATCGGGGCGGCGCTCGCCTTCCTGCTGGTCGGGGCGGGTCTGCATACGGTGCAGACCGCCGGCCTGGCCCTTGCAACCGATCTGGCGCCGGCCCGTGCGCGGCCGAGGGTTGTGGCGCTGCTCTACGTGATGCTGCTGGCCGGCATGGTGACGAGTTCACTCGTCTTCGGCGCAGCGCTGCGCGATTTCAGCCCGACCCTGCTCGTGCAGGTCGTCCAGGGCGCGGCCGTGCTGACGATGGGCCTCAACCTGATCGCGCTGTGGAAGCAGGAGCCGCGCAATCCCGAGGCGACCGCGCCGGGGCGCGTCCGGCCGACCTTCCGACAGGCCTGGGCGAGCTTCTCCCGGACGGCCAGCCCGCAGCGCCTGCTCGTCGCGGTCGGGCTCGGGACCGCGGCATTCTCGATGCAGGACATCCTGCTCGAACCCTATGGCGGCGAGATCCTCGGCCTGTCGGTCGGCGCGACCACGGTGCTGACCGCCCTGCTGGCAGGCGGGACACTGACCGGGTTTGCGCTCGCGGCACGGTCGCTCGGGCGCGGCGGCGATCCGCATCGCATCGCCGCACTGGGCGCGCTGGCCGGCATCGGTGCATTTACCCTGGTCATCCTCGCCGGCGCGATCGACTCCGCCGCGGTGTTCCGTGCCGGCACGGCGATGATCGGCTTCGGTGCCGGGCTGTTCGGGGTCGGCACGCTGATCGCCGCGATGGATCTCGCCGGCGAGGGCACCGCGGGAATGACGCTCGGCGCCTGGGGGGCGGTCC
This DNA window, taken from Tepidamorphus gemmatus, encodes the following:
- the bchL gene encoding ferredoxin:protochlorophyllide reductase (ATP-dependent) iron-sulfur ATP-binding protein; this encodes MTTVLDRYGPARYRRDDGDGSVQVKLDPAIRIETAKVFAVYGKGGIGKSTTSSNLSVAFSKLGKRVLQIGCDPKHDSTFTLTKRLVPTVIDALESVEFHSEELRVEDFVYEGYNGVMCVEAGGPPAGTGCGGYVVGQTVKLLKEHHLLEDTDVVIFDVLGDVVCGGFASPLQHAERALIVTANDFDSIFAMNRIVAAIQAKSRNYDVRVGGVIANRSAGTDEIDRFNAATGLQRLAHFPDLDEIRRSRLKKATLFEMEPTPALEAVKAEYLRLAARLWAGTEALDARPMKDREIFDFLGFD
- the bchM gene encoding magnesium protoporphyrin IX methyltransferase, encoding MLGQGYVCRRGELETYFDRTAADAWSRLTSDAPVGRIRATVRAGRERMRQTLLAWMPADLSGCRLLDAGCGTGALAIEAARRGADVVAVDLSATLIRIGRERMPDMRLAGRVDFRVGDMLDARFGRFDYVVAMDSLIHYRSEDLAQMLARLADRSRFGVLFTVAPRTPVLAAMHAVGRLFPRGNRAPAIVPVSDRALRRAIRSTRLLDAWRIGRTARVASGFYTSQAMELVPG
- a CDS encoding BCD family MFS transporter; this encodes MRRVNDSLARLWLGVGQRFLPFADAATTELPLGRLLRLSLFQVSVGMAVVLLNGTLNRVMIVELNVPAWLVATMVALPLVFAPARALIGFRSDTHRSLLGWKRVPYIWFGTLLQFGGFAIMPFALLVLSGEGHGAAIYGQIGAALAFLLVGAGLHTVQTAGLALATDLAPARARPRVVALLYVMLLAGMVTSSLVFGAALRDFSPTLLVQVVQGAAVLTMGLNLIALWKQEPRNPEATAPGRVRPTFRQAWASFSRTASPQRLLVAVGLGTAAFSMQDILLEPYGGEILGLSVGATTVLTALLAGGTLTGFALAARSLGRGGDPHRIAALGALAGIGAFTLVILAGAIDSAAVFRAGTAMIGFGAGLFGVGTLIAAMDLAGEGTAGMTLGAWGAVQATAAGLGIAAGGILRDVIGGLGTTGVLGPALTTPATGYNSVYAIEIVLLFATLAAIGPLVRLVRIDPMPRAPQQFGLAEFPG